The genomic stretch ATGGAAGCTTATGTATTCGAGGTTGGATGTATACAGTGTTTTGCTTTCATCAATCTGTGTAAATGAACTCGACATTGTATTGATCATTTGTTTGGCTTCATATAAGGCTAGAAATTCTTCAGGAAGTTTGTTAATACGGATGGTTTCGATGAGTTCAATCGTGTTTCTGCCCGATTTATAAATAAACTTCGATTTAGCGTCTTTCTCGCCTGGATTACCACTGACATGATCATGACTAATAAATCCATCTTGCAA from Bacteroidota bacterium encodes the following:
- a CDS encoding SRPBCC family protein, whose protein sequence is MKFSCQVEINAPIDQVLELFVNPDNLKELQDGFISHDHVSGNPGEKDAKSKFIYKSGRNTIELIETIRINKLPEEFLALYEAKQMINTMSSSFTQIDESKTLYTSNLEYISFH